The following DNA comes from Oenanthe melanoleuca isolate GR-GAL-2019-014 unplaced genomic scaffold, OMel1.0 S100, whole genome shotgun sequence.
CTCCTCTCAACGACCGCTTTTCCCAGCGCACGGGCAAAATTCCAGTTTCTTGTTCTGCCCCTAAGGGCACTCAGGAGCGGGACCCCCGAGAAAGCCCGGTCTGCTAGGTGGGTCCTCCGGCGCTTTCTCAGGCACCGCGCAGCGGTGACGCGTAAGGCTCCAATGAAATGTCTCGTGTTTATAACACACGAGACCAAAGCTCGCACTTGCTAAGGACACACGGGAAGTTCCCTGGCGTTTCATTCCCGCAGGTGCCCgtcgggaagggaagggaaggggcgGTGCgcgccggggcgggcggcgcggcggaAGTGCGCGGCGGCGCTCGGAGCGCCCGGCCCGGGCGAGCTGCGGTGAGTGGGCGCGGTACCGAGCGAGGCACGGCGGAGAGGGGCGAGCGGACGGTGTAGGTGGCGGCGGTCGCTGGGGCTCGGTTCCTGCCCCGCTTAGGGCTGGGCGGAGGGCGGGCTCGGGCCGTAGAAGCGGAGCCCGGGGCCTCTCTCCGGTGAGGAGAGCGGCTGCCGCCGCCCGCGGCCGCGCTCCTTCCccatccttccccagctgccagctgcgTCCCGGGAAACGGCAGCGTGAGAGATGCTGAAGAGTACCAGGGGATTCTAAGTATGAAATTTAAGATCGTATGTAGTTTATTTATATCGTTGTAACTGATTgcacattattttctttagttAAACCACaaacatgaagaaattaaagctTAAAGAACTGGAAAGCTGTCTTCAACAAGCTGACACTTTTGAAAGTCCAAAGCTACTCCTTGAACAGTATGCAACAAGACCTCATATTGCAGGTAGAGGTGACCCAGGTGGTGTTAAACTAAAGGGGTTTTCTGATGCAAAATTAAGAGCTTTTCTTGATTAGTCATGTACATATTTGGTATTATTGAcgtttttgtttgggtttttttcccccagcatgTATGCTTTATACAATTCACAATACTTTTGATGATATCGAAAACAAAACAATTGCAGATCTAGGATGTGGTTGTGGCATGCTCAGCATTGGAAGTGCAATGTTAGGAGCAGGGTAAGTATTTAAGttctgattatatttttttctgccataGTAGATAGAAAGTAAGATTAAAACATAGCAACATTTCAGATGCATAGTCAGGCTATTTACCAAGTTTTGACCATTCATACTGTGAAAGTGATGTACAGCTGTAATGAATTTGGAAATCACTTGCTTTCCCCATAAGCATCATACAGACACATGAaacttaaaatttaatttatatttgagAAAGGGCAACAGAAGTACTTGAATTTTTATCAGCACTGAATTTATAATGTATGCTTGTTACATTTCCTAGATAAAACAAGTTGTGTACACAGATCCCTTACTGTAGAATTTAAATGCCATTTTAGTTTGTAGTGGATTAATACatgacacttttctttttttaatagattctGTGTGGGGCTTGACATAGATGCAGATgcactggaaatatttaatagcAATATTGAAGACTTTGAGCTCACGAATGTCAACATGGTTCAGTGTGACATCTGTTCTTTATCTGATAGCATGTCAGATACTTTTGACACAGTTATTATGAACCCTCCATTTGGTACCAAGCATAACAAAGGTTGGTAACAGAAAAACTCAGAAATTATTACAAATGAAACAGCAAATGAAATGCTTTCAATGAAACATCTCCCTTCTTTATTCGGTAGATATTCTAATTACTTAATGTTTTGTTGATCTAGAATCAGCTTCTTAAGATTAACAACTTCAATATTGTAATAAAGTCACTGGGGTTTGAAATAAACAATACTAGGTATTTCATATCTctgtcatttttattaaaaacaattgAGTATGTTGTAGAAATACTTTCTGTACCTTAATGTATTCAGTGCTGTTTCTCAAGTACCTgttattacagaaaaaattaagCAGATCTTTGAGCTTCCATTTAACAATTCTAATTTCATTATTCTTTTAGGAATTgatataatttttctgaaaaccGCTCTACAAATGGCAAAAACAGCTGTATATTCCCTTCACAAAACTTCAACGCGGCAGGTAAGTTCTTCATTTTAGTAGGATAAGAAACTAACCAGACAACAAAATAGTTGGCTATATAAATGTCTATAGCTTCATTCATTTGCTGACTGCTTTGGGGGGTACTTTGGGGTTAATACTAATTATGTCTCTAACATAGATCAAGATAACTATGTCATCTAATGGTTCAGCTTGAAAATCAAAAGCACAGGAGACTTATTAGTACAGAGGTGTAGATGTTTATAAATGAGAATTTTAGCTCATTTCTACACTATCTACTATTGTAGCACAttcaaaagaaagcagcagaatggGAAGTGAAGATGGAAGTCTTAGCAggtaatatttatttattgtcaacagaaaagaaacaaaaacctttTGTTTTGGGATATTATCTCTCAGCCAGTCATAACAGACTAAGAtaaatttaaatgttatttaatatAGAAATGACACAggtctttttctcc
Coding sequences within:
- the METTL5 gene encoding rRNA N6-adenosine-methyltransferase METTL5 isoform X4, with the protein product MKKLKLKELESCLQQADTFESPKLLLEQYATRPHIAACMLYTIHNTFDDIENKTIADLGCGCGMLSIGSAMLGAGFCVGLDIDADALEIFNSNIEDFELTNVNMVQCDICSLSDSMSDTFDTVIMNPPFGTKHNKGIDIIFLKTALQMAKTAVYSLHKTSTRQNLGLIYQHRTSSIRRNQLTLKWISLDFLPRKS
- the METTL5 gene encoding rRNA N6-adenosine-methyltransferase METTL5 isoform X1 — its product is MKKLKLKELESCLQQADTFESPKLLLEQYATRPHIAACMLYTIHNTFDDIENKTIADLGCGCGMLSIGSAMLGAGFCVGLDIDADALEIFNSNIEDFELTNVNMVQCDICSLSDSMSDTFDTVIMNPPFGTKHNKGIDIIFLKTALQMAKTAVYSLHKTSTRQNLGLIYQHRTSSIRRNQHISSVQSNNNKTESQQHCFLSQIQPLITRQNNHKNVQFLQRYNEKCF
- the METTL5 gene encoding rRNA N6-adenosine-methyltransferase METTL5 isoform X2 yields the protein MKKLKLKELESCLQQADTFESPKLLLEQYATRPHIAACMLYTIHNTFDDIENKTIADLGCGCGMLSIGSAMLGAGFCVGLDIDADALEIFNSNIEDFELTNVNMVQCDICSLSDSMSDTFDTVIMNPPFGTKHNKGIDIIFLKTALQMAKTAVYSLHKTSTRQHIQKKAAEWEVKMEVLAELRFDLPASYKFHKKKSVDIEVDFIRFSAKKVLN
- the METTL5 gene encoding rRNA N6-adenosine-methyltransferase METTL5 isoform X3, which codes for MKKLKLKELESCLQQADTFESPKLLLEQYATRPHIAACMLYTIHNTFDDIENKTIADLGCGCGMLSIGSAMLGAGFCVGLDIDADALEIFNSNIEDFELTNVNMVQCDICSLSDSMSDTFDTVIMNPPFGTKHNKGIDIIFLKTALQMAKTAVYSLHKTSTRQHIQKKAAEWEVKMEVLAELRFDLPASYKFHKKKSAHILSSEQQQQN
- the METTL5 gene encoding rRNA N6-adenosine-methyltransferase METTL5 isoform X6; translation: MLYTIHNTFDDIENKTIADLGCGCGMLSIGSAMLGAGFCVGLDIDADALEIFNSNIEDFELTNVNMVQCDICSLSDSMSDTFDTVIMNPPFGTKHNKGIDIIFLKTALQMAKTAVYSLHKTSTRQHIQKKAAEWEVKMEVLAELRFDLPASYKFHKKKSVDIEVDFIRFSAKKVLN
- the METTL5 gene encoding rRNA N6-adenosine-methyltransferase METTL5 isoform X5, with protein sequence MLYTIHNTFDDIENKTIADLGCGCGMLSIGSAMLGAGFCVGLDIDADALEIFNSNIEDFELTNVNMVQCDICSLSDSMSDTFDTVIMNPPFGTKHNKGIDIIFLKTALQMAKTAVYSLHKTSTRQNLGLIYQHRTSSIRRNQHISSVQSNNNKTESQQHCFLSQIQPLITRQNNHKNVQFLQRYNEKCF